A portion of the Novosphingobium sp. KA1 genome contains these proteins:
- the tnpB gene encoding IS66 family insertion sequence element accessory protein TnpB (TnpB, as the term is used for proteins encoded by IS66 family insertion elements, is considered an accessory protein, since TnpC, encoded by a neighboring gene, is a DDE family transposase.), which produces MISLAPGTKVYLASKPVSMRLGFDGLAALVRPLFAVEPYGGHVFLFRSKSGNYLKALHWDGTGLCLFAKRLERSRFVWPPLIEGGVVLTPAQFALLIEAMDWRRTVAPRSAPPAGADLTR; this is translated from the coding sequence GTGATCTCGCTTGCGCCCGGAACGAAGGTCTATCTGGCGAGCAAGCCGGTCAGCATGCGGCTCGGTTTCGATGGGCTGGCGGCGCTGGTCCGCCCGCTATTCGCAGTCGAGCCCTACGGCGGGCATGTCTTCCTGTTTCGCAGCAAGAGCGGCAATTACCTGAAGGCGCTGCACTGGGATGGCACCGGGCTTTGCCTGTTCGCCAAGCGTTTGGAACGGAGCCGTTTCGTATGGCCGCCGCTCATCGAAGGCGGTGTCGTGCTGACCCCGGCGCAGTTTGCGCTGCTGATCGAAGCGATGGATTGGCGGCGCACAGTGGCCCCCCGATCCGCCCCGCCTGCCGGAGCAGATTTGACGCGATAA
- a CDS encoding transposase codes for MKDRVEIIARTERRRKFSDAEKAAILAEADADGVSVRQVAERHEIAESLIYNWRSARRQAAAIASEALEFIPYGAIITTEPAAAPAVPEPQKAPRPVSPPVPSVSEELIRPHPGARPGAIDIDLPSGVRLSVDSYVNEKALARVLRAFRDVS; via the coding sequence GTGAAGGATCGGGTGGAGATCATCGCGCGCACCGAACGGCGCAGGAAGTTTTCGGATGCCGAGAAGGCGGCGATCCTTGCCGAGGCAGATGCGGACGGCGTATCGGTCCGTCAGGTGGCTGAGCGCCATGAGATTGCCGAGAGCCTGATCTATAACTGGCGGTCGGCGCGCCGCCAGGCAGCAGCCATTGCCAGTGAGGCGCTTGAGTTCATTCCCTACGGCGCGATCATAACGACGGAGCCCGCAGCTGCGCCAGCGGTGCCTGAACCCCAGAAGGCGCCGCGACCTGTTTCGCCGCCGGTGCCATCAGTGTCGGAGGAACTCATCCGCCCCCATCCAGGTGCGCGCCCCGGCGCGATAGACATAGATTTGCCCAGCGGCGTTCGCCTGTCGGTGGACAGCTACGTCAACGAGAAGGCGCTGGCCCGAGTGCTGCGAGCATTCCGGGATGTCTCGTGA
- a CDS encoding O-antigen ligase: MKFLLLFSIILCFVPISIGTPVGYISPVDVSVSLMAVYSFGVLLSRRGVVNGRDLRILIISSLSYLIIIVCTIVGGNSVDFGALFKYFVFLCIIPFSLMIAKAQYIRNVGRMPIESVIAISGSFLSAFVVLQILRGQYASNGPEEYYIYIAGNIVHKNYIGALLVFSSLSSLWCALQNKKIKYIPMYLLQIMVTILIGNRSSFVVEIIFSFIILLRVRQNSRSIVIIICSVVFVFSAIFIIQLMGLFHAQTERLLSLNEVGNGQMSSASARLWLWSYAWDLIVQRPIFGYGFGNFLYIAPNWLNGREEPHNAILQILYAVGFTGAICIYGMIFWGLLPKRTNSYNARIFALMVMANIVNAMVGIIWIRGEGHLFWMLFFILAMGYFRKLDTSKNRTIGHLEEPNNWTPRKTAGA, translated from the coding sequence ATGAAGTTCTTGTTATTATTTTCAATAATTTTATGCTTTGTTCCAATATCTATTGGAACTCCAGTGGGTTATATTAGCCCGGTGGATGTCTCTGTTTCTTTGATGGCGGTGTATTCTTTTGGGGTTTTGCTGTCTCGCCGGGGAGTTGTTAACGGGAGAGATTTAAGGATATTAATAATATCCTCGCTATCATATTTGATTATTATTGTATGCACCATTGTTGGTGGTAATAGCGTCGATTTTGGTGCTTTGTTTAAGTATTTTGTTTTTCTGTGCATTATACCATTCTCTTTAATGATTGCTAAGGCGCAATACATTCGGAATGTTGGGCGCATGCCTATAGAGAGTGTAATTGCAATATCTGGATCTTTTCTTTCGGCATTTGTTGTGCTGCAAATACTACGTGGGCAGTATGCCTCAAACGGACCTGAAGAGTACTATATATATATAGCCGGGAACATTGTTCATAAAAATTACATTGGCGCCCTTTTGGTTTTTAGCTCGCTGAGTTCCTTGTGGTGTGCGTTGCAGAATAAGAAAATAAAATATATTCCTATGTATTTACTGCAAATAATGGTGACAATTTTAATAGGAAATCGGTCTTCATTCGTGGTTGAAATTATATTTAGTTTTATTATTTTGTTACGTGTTCGCCAAAACTCGCGCTCAATCGTAATAATAATTTGTTCTGTGGTGTTTGTTTTTTCAGCAATTTTCATAATACAATTGATGGGCTTGTTCCACGCGCAGACAGAAAGATTGTTATCGCTCAATGAAGTTGGTAATGGGCAGATGTCCTCTGCAAGTGCGCGACTATGGCTATGGAGCTATGCTTGGGATTTAATTGTTCAACGACCAATTTTTGGCTATGGTTTTGGGAATTTTCTTTACATTGCACCCAACTGGTTAAATGGTCGTGAAGAGCCTCACAATGCTATTCTGCAGATACTTTATGCTGTTGGATTCACAGGTGCAATCTGTATTTACGGCATGATTTTCTGGGGGTTGCTGCCGAAGCGAACAAATAGTTATAACGCGAGGATATTTGCGTTGATGGTAATGGCCAATATCGTCAACGCAATGGTCGGTATCATCTGGATACGTGGCGAAGGTCACTTGTTCTGGATGTTGTTTTTCATCCTCGCGATGGGCTATTTCCGCAAGTTGGACACCTCGAAGAACCGAACAATTGGACACCTCGAAGAACCGAACAATTGGACACCTCGAAAAACCGCTGGCGCCTAG